The region TGGAAGATGGCTTCGTCGCGACCGGTGTCGGCCTGGCCGCCCAATTCCAGGGTCGTCGCCAAACACGCCAGCGGAATCTGCGCCTCGGGGAACGCCCGGGACAGACGCAACCACGGCAACGAGCAGGCTTCATCAAAGGAGCTGCCGCCGGAATCTTCCGCCAGCAGGCCGACTTTCACATTCAAGTGTGCCGACAGCGAACGCCACTGCGGCCAATGCTGGGGCAGCGCGTACATGTGCAGCGCGGCGTCGGCGTCGCAATGCAGGTCGAGGACGATATCGGCGGTGCACGCGTGGCTCAGCAGTACCCGTTGCATGCCTTGCAGCTGGCTGCTCGGCTCGGGCAACGCGTCGAGCGCATCGGTCATCGCCTGGCGGATCAAGCGCACGTTGGCATGCGGATCATCGCCCAACGCGCCCTTGAGCAACTCGACAACCGGCGCGCTCAGCTCGACAAAATCGCGATTGAAATTCTTGCCGCTGCCAATCTCGAAACGCCCCTGGTGGCTGCCTTGCAGCAACTGGCCCAGGCCCATCGGGTTGGCCACCGGCACCAGTTCGATCACGCCATTGAGCGCGCCTTGCTGTTCCAGTTCGGTGAGGCGCTTTTTCAACTCCCACGCCGCGCGCATCCCCGGCAATTCATCGGCATGCAGGCTGGCCTGGATATAGGCCTTGCGCTCGCCACTGCCAAAACGAAACACGCTCAGTTGGCGCTCGCAACCCAGGTGACCCCAGGGCAACAGGTGATCGATACGTTCCATATCAATGCTTCCTTGGAGCCAGGTAGCTCAGCCAGCGGCCTTCGGCCAACTTGAACAGGCGTACCAGGATAAAGGTCAGGCACAGGTAGAACACGCCGGCCGTGATATAGGCTTCGAACGGCAGGTAGAACTGGGCGTTCACCGTGCGCGCGGCACCCGTGATGTCGATCAAGGTGACGATGGAGGCCAGGCTGGTGGTCTGCAGCATCATGATCACTTCGTTGCTGTACTGCGGCAGCGCACGGCGCAGGGCCGACGGCAGCAGGATGCGGCGGTACAGCTTGTAGCGCGACATGCCCATGGCCTTGGCCGCTTCGATCTCGCCATTGGGCGTGGCCTTGAGGCTACCGGCAATGATCTCGGCGGTGTAGGCACTGGTGTTGATCGCAAAGGCCAGGCACGCGCAGAAGGTGGCGCTGGACAACAGCGGCCACAGGAAACTTTCGCGTACGGCCTCGAACTGCGCCAACCCGTAGTAGATCAAAAACAGCTGCACCAGCATCGGCGTGCCGCGGATCACGTAGGTGTAGAGCCAGGCAGCGCCATTGACGATCGGCTGCTTGGACACGCGCATCAAGCCCAGGGGCAAGGCGGCGAGCAGGCCAAAGAACAAGGAGATGGCGAGCAATTTCAGGGTGGTCACCAAGCCGCCGAGGTACAGCGGCATGGCATCCCAAATGACGTTGTAGTCGAAGATCATAGATCAGCCGCCCTTACGCCTACCGAGTAGCGCTTCTCAAGATAGCGCAGGGCCAACAACGACACGCTGGTAATCACCAGGTACATCGCCGCCACTGCGAGGAAGAAGGTAAAAGGCTCGCGGGTGGCATCTGCCGCCTGCTTGGCCTTGAACATCATGTCTTGCAGGCCCACCACCGAAATCAACGCAGTGGCCTTGGTCAATACCAGCCAGTTGTTGGTGAAACCGGGGATCGCCAGCCGAATCATCTGCGGCACCATCACCCGGAAAAACACCTGGAAGCTGCTCATGCCATACGCAAGGCCGGCCTCGGCCTGGCCCTTGGGAATGGCCATGAAGGCGCCACGGAAGGTTTCCGAGAGGTAGGCGCCAAAGATGAAACCCAGGGTGCCGATACCGGCGGCCAAGGGGTTCAAGTCGATATAGTCGTCATAGCCAAGCAGCGGCGCGACGCGGTTCAGCAAGTCCTGACCACCGTAGAAAATCAGCAGGATCAGCACCAGGTCGGGGATCCCGCGGATCACCGTGGAGTACAAGTCACCCAGCCAGGCCAACCAGCGCACCGGCGACAGGCGTAACGCGACCCCGATCAGACCCAGAACAATGGCCAAGGCCATGGACGACAAGGCGAGCTGAAGCGTCAACCATGCGCCATCGAGGATGACGGCCCCGTAGCCTTTCAACATGATTCAGGTCCTCGAAAAGGGGGATGAAAAAATGGCGCAAACCGCAGGAATTCTGTTGCTTGCGCCATTCTGGACAGACTGCTGCGTCGAGTTACTTAGGGTCAGCGCCGTAAATATCGAAGTCGAAGTACTTGTCCTGGATTTTCTTGTATTCGCCGTTGGCACGGATCGCTGCGATGGCTGCGTTGATCTTGTCCAGTTCGGCCTTGTCGCCTTTGCGTACCGCGATGCCGATGCCGTCGCCGAAGTACTTGGCGTCGGTGAACTGTGGGCCCACGAACGCGTAGCCTTTACCGGCCGGAGTTTTCAGGAAACCGTCTTGCAGCAAGGTAGCGTCAGCCACGGTGCCATCAAGGCGACCGGCTTCCACGTCCAGGTAGATTTCGTTCTGCGAGCTGTAAGGCACAACCGTGACGCCTTTAGGGGCCAGGACTTCCTTGGCGAAACGATCGTGGATCGAGCCGCGTTGCACGCCGATTTTCTTGCCTTTCAATTCATCCAGGCTGTCGCTGACCGTGGTGCCTTCCTTCATCACCAGCTGCGCTGGGCTCAGGTAATAGCGGTTGGTGAAGTCCACGGACTTCTTGCGGTCTTCAGTGATGGACATGGACGACAGGATCGCATCGATCTTGCGCACTTTCAGTGCCGGGATCAGGCCGTCGAACTCTTGCTCGACCCACACACACTTGACCTTCATCTCGGCGCACAGGGCGTTGCCGATGTCGTAGTCAAAACCGACGATGCTGCCATCCGGCGC is a window of Pseudomonas antarctica DNA encoding:
- a CDS encoding ABC transporter permease, which produces MLKGYGAVILDGAWLTLQLALSSMALAIVLGLIGVALRLSPVRWLAWLGDLYSTVIRGIPDLVLILLIFYGGQDLLNRVAPLLGYDDYIDLNPLAAGIGTLGFIFGAYLSETFRGAFMAIPKGQAEAGLAYGMSSFQVFFRVMVPQMIRLAIPGFTNNWLVLTKATALISVVGLQDMMFKAKQAADATREPFTFFLAVAAMYLVITSVSLLALRYLEKRYSVGVRAADL
- a CDS encoding succinylglutamate desuccinylase/aspartoacylase family protein, which translates into the protein MERIDHLLPWGHLGCERQLSVFRFGSGERKAYIQASLHADELPGMRAAWELKKRLTELEQQGALNGVIELVPVANPMGLGQLLQGSHQGRFEIGSGKNFNRDFVELSAPVVELLKGALGDDPHANVRLIRQAMTDALDALPEPSSQLQGMQRVLLSHACTADIVLDLHCDADAALHMYALPQHWPQWRSLSAHLNVKVGLLAEDSGGSSFDEACSLPWLRLSRAFPEAQIPLACLATTLELGGQADTGRDEAIFHAEGILAFLAEQGLIKGEWPAPQHEPCEGLPFEGTELLFAPHAGVISYLRKAGDWVDTGEPIFEVIDPLTDRVSIVCAGTSGVLFAVERLRYAQAGFWLAKVAGRDALRHGRLLND
- a CDS encoding ABC transporter permease, which encodes MIFDYNVIWDAMPLYLGGLVTTLKLLAISLFFGLLAALPLGLMRVSKQPIVNGAAWLYTYVIRGTPMLVQLFLIYYGLAQFEAVRESFLWPLLSSATFCACLAFAINTSAYTAEIIAGSLKATPNGEIEAAKAMGMSRYKLYRRILLPSALRRALPQYSNEVIMMLQTTSLASIVTLIDITGAARTVNAQFYLPFEAYITAGVFYLCLTFILVRLFKLAEGRWLSYLAPRKH
- a CDS encoding ABC transporter substrate-binding protein — encoded protein: MKKLVLLGALALSVLSMQAFADEKPLKIGIEAAYPPFASKAPDGSIVGFDYDIGNALCAEMKVKCVWVEQEFDGLIPALKVRKIDAILSSMSITEDRKKSVDFTNRYYLSPAQLVMKEGTTVSDSLDELKGKKIGVQRGSIHDRFAKEVLAPKGVTVVPYSSQNEIYLDVEAGRLDGTVADATLLQDGFLKTPAGKGYAFVGPQFTDAKYFGDGIGIAVRKGDKAELDKINAAIAAIRANGEYKKIQDKYFDFDIYGADPK